CGCCGGTGTTGTTCACCAGCCGCGGTGAGATCAGATTGGCCAGCGCGTCGGCGGGACGCTTGTTGTCCCAAACCATCGCGCGTCTCATGGGGCGTCTTGCCAATGCTGTGGCACCCGGTTTGGGCTACCTGATTAGCAAGGGGGGGATCACCTCCCAAACCTTGTTGGCGGATGGGTTGGGTCTGGAGGCGGTGGAGCTGGAAGGTCAGTTGATGCCTGGGCTATCGCTTGTGCGTCCTTCGGAGGGTGTCGCGCAAGACTTACCGATCCTCACGTTTCCGGGAAACCTCGGTACTGAAGGCACTTTGTTCGAGGCTTGGCAGCGGATGCAAGCCAGCTGATGCTGCTAACAGTTCCATCGGGTGGTGCACCGGCTGACGTCCCTGGAGATGCCGGCGTAGTTGCAAGGTGCAACCGATGTTTGCGCTGGCCACGAGCGCTGCCCCAGTGTTGCTGAGGTCGTTCGCCTTGATCGTTCCCAGCTCTGCGGCCTCCTCCGGTTGTACAAGGTTGTAGATACCGGCGCTTCCGCAACACACGCCGGCTTCCATCGGTTCTCTCAGTTCGAGATCAGGGATGGCGGCGAGCAGGGTGCGTGGCTGTTGCTGAATGCCTTGGCCATGGATCATGTGGCAAGCGTCATGCATGGCCACTGCCTTGGCGATGGGCTTCAGCTGGGCGGAAAAGCTGTCGCTCAACCCCACGTTGGTAAGGAATTCATGCACGTCCAAAACCGGCGCCCGGAAGCCGTTGCTGTTTTGCAGGATCTCGCCATAGGCCTTCATCGTGTGGCCGCAACCGGAGGCTGCTACCAGCACCGCGTCGAGCTCTCCTTCGATCGCATTCATGCTGTCAACAAGGGCTGAAGCCAGTTGGCGGGTGAGCTCCATCTCCCCTTGGTGGTGACTCACGGCACCGCAGCAGCCCTGATCAGGGGGGAGAACCACCTCAAACCCATTCGCTTGAAGCACGCTCACCGTGGCCGTGTTCACGGATGGATCGAAGCAGCGTTGGACGCAGCCCAACAGCAGCGCCACCCGGCCGCGGCGGGGGGCGCTGGCAGGGTTCACCGTTGGCAACGCATCGTCGAAGGCAGTGGCTGCCAGGGATGGCAGCAGCTGTTCCATCGCTTCGATCCCTGGGCCAAACAAGCGGGTCAGGCCACTGCGGCGGGCAAGGGCCTGGATGGGGGTGCCGGCGTAGAGCCGCAGCGGCTGGAGTAGAGCCCGAAGCCGGCGTGGGTAGGGCAACACCTGCAGGAGCAGCTGACGAAAACTGATTTGCCAGCTGCTGCGCAATTTGGCGTTGTTCAGTTTCGGTCGAGTGGCTTCGATCAGCTGGTCGTAACGGACGCCAGAAGGACATGCCGTGACGCAGGCATAACAACCCAGGCAGGTGTCGAAGTGGCTTGCAACGGTGGCGTCGAGTTCCAGTTCACCGGCTTCGATCGCCCGCAGGGCATGGATGCGGCCACGGGGTGAGTCCATCTCACTGGCCAGAACGCGATAGCTGGCACAGGTGGGTAAGCAAAATCCGCAATGCACACAGGGATCGGCGGCTCCGGCGGGTAAGCCTGGGAGAGATGTGGATGACGTGGGGTCGGCGCTGAGTGGCTCGCTCATTGAGGAAGTCTGGCTTCCTCGGTACGTGAACGGCTGTCCTGGACAAGGAAATGTTGTTGATTGACCCGTTGCGAGAGCTTCATTGCCGAATAGCCGTGATTCTGCGGATAACCCCGGTTCGTTCGCTGGGATTGTGCTGGTAGATCAGATCTGTCTCGAGATTCTTCAGGATTGGCTCAATCAGGCTGATTTTTTTGTCAAGGTTCGCAATTAAATCGCCAACCTTCGGGGTGTAGTTAGAGCGTTTGTAAGCACCATCTTTGACGATAAATTTCTCTTTATTTGGGATGTATTCAATCAAAGAAGTGTAGGGAATTCGATTCAAATGGCGATGGGCTGAAAGTCTTGAATTTGTGTTGATGATGATGTTCACATTGTCACCAGATTCGCGAATTGTTCGGGTAACTTCGTCGAGCTTTTCGTACGTCAGCTGGACGTATGATTGTTCAAATTTTTGTTCTGAAATGTTATTGATGAATGTATCTTTAGCTGTCCCATGTTCAGCTCCAATAACGATTGCAGATGCTAGAGCGGCTCCAACAATCTTTTTTCTTCCCTTAATATTTTGATTGCTGCCTTTCTCTGCGATTGCAATCCATGCCCACGCAATATTAATAGTCGCAATTAGTTGAAAAGGGAGTGCAAGGTAGCTGCTTGTATCCAACTCATATGTAGCAGCTAGAGCGAAAGCGTATGCAAAGCCTGAGAGGTTGATAGCGTCGAGGAGATTGAAATGGGTCTTCTTTTTGGCAATGCTGATTGCTCGGACTGTTGAGATGAGTGCGAAAAGATAAAAGCGTAGGTCAAGAACGATGTTGAAAGCAGAGTTAGCGTTGTAAGCCCCTTCGGATGCATAGCTGCTGGGAATCAAGGCTAAAATGATATAGCTAGTGATAAAAACTAGTGAAAGGCTGCAGAGCCAATATTCGAGTGGTTGGTCCCTGCTAAAAGATGGAAGAAAATGACTAAAATGTTTAGCTTTGTGCCGCATGTTGATTGTATCTGCTGCCCAGATGCTTGCCGGCGGGATGATGAATAGCAGAATAGCGATGTCCTTTATATAGATCCCAATCAGGGCCCACAAAAGTGTGGTGTAGAAGGTTGAATTGCTTCTTGTTTTTAGGTGTAGAAGGTATGCATTGATGTAGAGCATGAATGCCAGGCATAGTAGTCTTTCGCAGTAAATGACTTGGAAAAAAGCTGTTCCCGTTGAGGGGTGAATGAGCAGTAGTGATGTGATCAGTAACACTGTTGATGCCCTCGCCCATGGCTGTTTCCCCAGGTTGTTGAGGAATCGCACGCTCAAAAGAATGATGCCGATGAGCTCTGCTGCGCTGAAGAGCATCCAGGTTTTGATGTGAATGCTGAACCAACTCAGAATGTGAAGATCTTGATGGGCTAAGGGAAAGAAGCGATAGTCCGTGCGGCGCATTGTTGCTTCAATGAAGCTCTCTCGCACAGAAAAATGATCGAGAAAATATCCTTTAACTAAGTCTGGATACCAGCCGAGCATATCTTTGTAGAGATATGTCGTTCCTGAAATCATCGCCACGGTGTAAGCGATGAGCAGCACTGTTGTGACTGGGTTGTTGTGAAGGAACTGCAGACACGATTCCACCGGTCGTGGAGAAGTTTGATCGCTTTTATGAGCCTCTCGTTTTTTGCTGACGTAAATCCTGTTGATCAGATATCCCACTGCAAGCAGAAGAAGAATCAACCAGATGTCATGGGTAAGCCCCTGGTATTGGCGTAGGAGAGCTCTGCCGGCTTTTGAGTCGGGTAGGGGAAGAAGTGGTCTGTTGTGTTGCAGCCAGACCCAGCAGCCCATGCCCAATGTGCTGATGCTGCAGAGTGCGATCAACAGTCGTTTCAGCGCTGTATCGCCGCCCAAGCCTTCGACAGCGTTCGATTGATCGCTCATGGCTGCTAAGGGTGGATATGACTAATTTTTGAACTGCGAGTCGGCATTCTTGCGGAGCGAGAGCGCTCGTTCGGCCTGAATTAGAAGTGACGAATCACGGCGTCAGCGAAGCCGCTGCAGCTCACGGGATCCACTTGAGGCTCCATCAAACGTGCGAGGTCGTAGGTGACTTCACGGTTGGCAATGGCGGCGCTCAGCCCTTTGGTGATCAGATCGGCTGCCTGTTGCCAACCCAAAAATTCGAGCATCATCACGCCGCTAAGGATCACTGAGCCCGGATTGATGCGGTCGAGGCCGGCATGCTTCGGTGCCGTGCCGTGTGTCGCCTCAAAAATGGCAGCTTTTTCTCCGATGTTGGCTCCCGGTGCCATGCCCAATCCACCCACCATCGCTGCGGCGGCATCTGAGATGTAGTCCCCGTTCAGGTTGAGGGTGGCCAGGATCGAATACTCCTGTGGTCGGGTTTGTATCTGTTGAAAAATGCTGTCGGCGATGCGGTCGTCAACAAGCACCATGGCCTTCCACTTCCCCTGGCCATGGCTGCTGCCGATGGCGTCGATCACAGCTTGCACCTCTGCATCGATGTCGGCTTTTTTCTCTGGAGTGAGGCTGTCGTATCCCGGCTCGATCATGCGGGCGTTGGCCTGCACGCTCAGGTCGGTGTCCTTCTCGAGGTTGCCGAGGATCCAGCTCTCGCGTTCAGTGATACAAACATCACGGAACTCACTGGTGGCGAGCTCGTAGCCCCAGTCACGGAAGGCCCCTTCCGTGAACTTCATGATGTTGCCCTTATGCACCAGGGTGACGTGACGCTTGTTCCCCTCGAGCCGCAAGGCATGTTGGATTGCCTTACGAATATGGCGCTGGCTACCGTGCTTGCTCACAGGTTTGATCCCGATGCCTGATCCTTCTGGGATTTGGCGTTGACCCAACTTTCCGTTGGCAGGGATCACGACGTCGTTGAGGTATTGGCGCAGCTCTTGGCCAACGGCATCGTCGGCTTCCCACTCGATCCCCATGTAGATGTCTTCGGTGTTCTCCCGGTAAACGATCACGTCCAGGTCTTGAGGACGCTTATGGGGGCTGGGGGTGCCTGCGTAGTAGCGGCAAGGCCGCACGCAGCAATAGAGATCAAAAATTTGTCGAAGGGCCACGTTCAGGGAGCGGATGCCGCCTCCCACTGGGGTGGTGAGGGGCCCCTTAATTGCCACGCCGTAGGTGCGGATCGCGTCAAGGGTGTCCTCGGGGAGGTACTGGTAAGTGCCATACAGGTCACAGGCCTCGTCGCCGGCGTACACCTTGAACCACTCAATGGATTTAGTGCCGCCATAGGCCTTGGCTACAGCCGCATCGAGCACCTTTTGCGTCGCGGGCCAAATGTCCACCCCCGTTCCATCACCTCGGATAAATGGAATGATCGGATTATCGGCAACCACGGGTTGACCGTTCTCGAAGCGGATCGCAGTGCCTGTGATGGGGGCAGTGAGCTTCTCGAACTTGACCATGACGGGTGATCGTGCTTCAGCCCTTGGAGCCTATGACTGAGCGGGGTGGCTCTACGGTTCAGCCGGAACCGGAGGCGTGTGATGGCTAGCAATGCTCTCTGGGTCGTTGCGGCCTGCTTCAACGAAGAGACGGTGATTCCTCGGTTTATCGAGCGGGTGATCGCACTGCCGGAGGTGGATCGTTT
The DNA window shown above is from Synechococcus sp. CC9902 and carries:
- a CDS encoding (Fe-S)-binding protein, producing MSEPLSADPTSSTSLPGLPAGAADPCVHCGFCLPTCASYRVLASEMDSPRGRIHALRAIEAGELELDATVASHFDTCLGCYACVTACPSGVRYDQLIEATRPKLNNAKLRSSWQISFRQLLLQVLPYPRRLRALLQPLRLYAGTPIQALARRSGLTRLFGPGIEAMEQLLPSLAATAFDDALPTVNPASAPRRGRVALLLGCVQRCFDPSVNTATVSVLQANGFEVVLPPDQGCCGAVSHHQGEMELTRQLASALVDSMNAIEGELDAVLVAASGCGHTMKAYGEILQNSNGFRAPVLDVHEFLTNVGLSDSFSAQLKPIAKAVAMHDACHMIHGQGIQQQPRTLLAAIPDLELREPMEAGVCCGSAGIYNLVQPEEAAELGTIKANDLSNTGAALVASANIGCTLQLRRHLQGRQPVHHPMELLAASAGLHPLPSLEQSAFSTEVSRKREDR
- a CDS encoding NADP-dependent isocitrate dehydrogenase, which encodes MVKFEKLTAPITGTAIRFENGQPVVADNPIIPFIRGDGTGVDIWPATQKVLDAAVAKAYGGTKSIEWFKVYAGDEACDLYGTYQYLPEDTLDAIRTYGVAIKGPLTTPVGGGIRSLNVALRQIFDLYCCVRPCRYYAGTPSPHKRPQDLDVIVYRENTEDIYMGIEWEADDAVGQELRQYLNDVVIPANGKLGQRQIPEGSGIGIKPVSKHGSQRHIRKAIQHALRLEGNKRHVTLVHKGNIMKFTEGAFRDWGYELATSEFRDVCITERESWILGNLEKDTDLSVQANARMIEPGYDSLTPEKKADIDAEVQAVIDAIGSSHGQGKWKAMVLVDDRIADSIFQQIQTRPQEYSILATLNLNGDYISDAAAAMVGGLGMAPGANIGEKAAIFEATHGTAPKHAGLDRINPGSVILSGVMMLEFLGWQQAADLITKGLSAAIANREVTYDLARLMEPQVDPVSCSGFADAVIRHF